The proteins below are encoded in one region of Streptomyces marianii:
- a CDS encoding SulP family inorganic anion transporter encodes MPLITAEQRRTLRADVTASLVVFLVALPLCVGVAVASGVPAELGLITGIVGGLVTGLLPGSSLQVSGPAAGLTVLVFTAVSDYGLPALGVIVLGAGLIQLVLGALRLGRWFRAISLAVVQGMLAGIGLVLIAGQLYALADAKAPGGGLADLAGLPRLVLATVTSQNALLALAVGVGTARLIAVWPRVSGRARVVPGALVAVGVATALTALFDLPIARVEVTGLLHAIQPPGLSDATRLADVGLAATVVAFALIASAESLFSASAVDRLHSGRRTDYDKELMAQGAGNSVCGLLGSLPMTAVIVRSSANVQAGARTKLSRVLHGVWLLLFAAFLPQALSYVPTAALAGVLIHAGWKLIPVKEIGPLWRDHRGEAVILVVTAAAIVTTNMFEGVLIGLLLAVVKTAWAMSHVHISVSDSGIGPVRVRLSGNATFLRLPRILDTLDALPQRHVELDLSGVRHLDHACMTALQSWADERNAHISRPDAEAGVLGGPDRAGTAAEASAGPDTAGTAGGAGGPGRGSAGHRPKGPLP; translated from the coding sequence ATGCCCCTGATCACTGCAGAGCAACGGCGCACCCTCCGCGCCGACGTCACCGCCTCCCTCGTCGTCTTCCTCGTCGCCCTGCCGCTGTGCGTGGGCGTGGCCGTCGCCTCCGGCGTCCCGGCCGAACTCGGCCTCATCACCGGCATCGTCGGCGGTCTGGTCACCGGGCTGCTGCCCGGCAGCAGCCTCCAGGTCAGCGGCCCCGCCGCGGGACTGACCGTCCTCGTCTTCACGGCGGTGTCCGACTACGGGCTGCCCGCCCTCGGCGTGATCGTGCTCGGCGCCGGGCTGATCCAACTCGTGCTCGGCGCCCTGCGGCTCGGCCGGTGGTTCCGCGCGATCTCCCTGGCCGTCGTCCAGGGCATGCTCGCCGGTATCGGGCTGGTCCTGATCGCCGGCCAGCTCTACGCGCTGGCGGACGCCAAGGCTCCGGGCGGCGGACTGGCCGACCTCGCGGGTCTGCCGCGGCTCGTCCTCGCCACCGTCACCTCGCAGAACGCACTCCTGGCCCTCGCCGTGGGCGTGGGAACGGCGCGGCTCATCGCCGTGTGGCCGCGGGTCTCGGGACGGGCGCGGGTGGTGCCGGGAGCGCTGGTCGCGGTGGGCGTCGCCACCGCTCTGACCGCCCTGTTCGACCTGCCCATCGCACGGGTCGAGGTCACGGGGCTGCTGCACGCGATCCAGCCGCCCGGCCTGTCCGACGCGACGCGGCTCGCCGACGTAGGACTCGCGGCCACGGTCGTGGCGTTCGCGCTGATCGCCTCGGCCGAGAGCCTGTTCAGCGCGAGCGCCGTCGACCGGCTCCACTCGGGTCGCCGCACCGACTACGACAAGGAGCTGATGGCGCAGGGGGCGGGCAACAGCGTCTGCGGTCTGCTCGGCTCCCTGCCGATGACCGCGGTGATCGTGCGCAGCTCCGCGAACGTCCAGGCCGGTGCGCGCACCAAGCTCTCCCGCGTGCTCCACGGCGTGTGGCTGCTGCTGTTCGCGGCCTTCCTCCCGCAGGCGCTCTCCTACGTCCCGACCGCCGCGCTCGCCGGCGTCCTGATCCACGCGGGGTGGAAGCTGATCCCGGTGAAGGAGATCGGGCCGCTGTGGCGGGACCACCGCGGCGAGGCGGTCATCCTGGTCGTCACCGCGGCGGCGATCGTGACGACGAACATGTTCGAGGGCGTGCTCATCGGTCTGCTCCTCGCCGTCGTCAAGACGGCCTGGGCCATGTCCCACGTCCACATCTCCGTGTCCGACAGCGGCATCGGGCCTGTCCGGGTCCGGCTAAGCGGCAACGCCACGTTCCTGCGGCTGCCCCGCATCCTGGACACCCTGGACGCCCTGCCGCAGCGGCATGTGGAGCTCGACCTCTCCGGGGTGCGCCATCTGGACCACGCGTGCATGACCGCCCTGCAGAGCTGGGCCGACGAGCGCAACGCCCATATCTCCCGGCCGGACGCGGAGGCCGGGGTCCTGGGCGGGCCGGACAGGGCCGGTACGGCGGCCGAAGCGTCCGCGGGCCCGGATACGGCCGGTACGGCGGGCGGCGCGGGCGGTCCGGGCCGGGGTTCGGCCGGACACCGTCCCAAGGGGCCGCTGCCGTAG
- the xylB gene encoding xylulokinase: protein MPSSPVVIGVDSSTQSTKAVVIDADSGRLLAAGRSPHTVTGEGGARETDPEEWWRALREAVASALHASGAPASAVTAIAVAGQQHGLVTLDAAGRPLRPALLWNDTRSAPQAAALTRALGGADAWAARTGSAPVASMTATKWRWLRENEPRTADATDAVRLPHDFLTERLAGTAATDPGDASGTCWYSAATGGYDPELLGLLDLDPALLPTVAASGAERIGSLTRSAAEALGLPEGVAVAAGTGDNMAAAVGLGLGGAGLLDHPVVSLGTSGTVFAATRTRPASPALAGFATTDGGHLPLACTLNCTLAVDKVAALLGLDREDAEPGGEAVLLPYLDGERTPDLPHASGLLTGLRHTTTPRQLLGAAYEGAVFTVLHALDQLPLGESTLGDGAAYGGPQGSGAHERPLRLIGGGARGRFWVDTVRRLSGRAVLIPESEELVALGAAALAAGAASGRDPVAVATAWGTGRGRELPAVPRDEAAWRRIEAVLADVTARAGRAGD, encoded by the coding sequence GTGCCGTCATCGCCCGTCGTCATCGGCGTGGACAGTTCCACCCAGTCCACGAAGGCCGTCGTCATCGACGCCGACTCCGGCCGCCTGCTCGCCGCAGGGCGCTCGCCGCACACCGTCACGGGCGAGGGCGGGGCCCGGGAGACCGATCCCGAGGAGTGGTGGCGGGCCCTACGAGAGGCCGTCGCTTCTGCCCTGCACGCATCCGGGGCCCCGGCCTCCGCCGTCACGGCGATCGCGGTCGCCGGACAGCAGCACGGGCTCGTCACCCTGGACGCCGCGGGGCGCCCGCTGCGTCCGGCACTGCTCTGGAACGACACCCGGTCCGCCCCGCAGGCCGCCGCCCTCACCCGTGCCCTCGGCGGCGCGGACGCCTGGGCGGCCCGCACGGGTTCGGCACCCGTCGCCTCCATGACGGCGACCAAGTGGCGGTGGCTGCGCGAGAACGAACCACGGACCGCCGACGCCACCGACGCCGTACGGCTCCCCCACGACTTCCTCACCGAGCGGCTCGCGGGCACCGCCGCGACCGACCCCGGCGACGCCTCCGGCACCTGCTGGTACTCGGCCGCCACCGGCGGGTACGACCCCGAACTGCTCGGCCTCCTCGACCTCGATCCGGCGCTGCTGCCGACCGTCGCCGCGAGCGGCGCCGAGCGGATCGGATCCCTGACCCGCTCCGCGGCCGAGGCGCTCGGGCTGCCGGAGGGCGTCGCCGTCGCCGCGGGGACGGGCGACAACATGGCGGCGGCCGTCGGGCTGGGCCTCGGCGGTGCGGGGCTGCTCGACCACCCGGTGGTCAGCCTCGGCACCTCCGGCACGGTCTTCGCGGCCACCCGCACCCGCCCCGCGTCGCCCGCGCTGGCCGGCTTCGCCACCACCGACGGCGGCCATCTGCCGCTCGCCTGCACCCTCAACTGCACACTCGCCGTCGACAAGGTCGCCGCCCTGCTCGGGCTCGACCGCGAGGACGCCGAACCGGGCGGCGAGGCGGTGCTGCTGCCGTACCTCGACGGTGAGCGCACCCCCGACCTCCCGCACGCCTCGGGGCTGCTCACCGGACTGCGGCACACGACCACGCCGCGTCAACTGCTGGGAGCGGCCTACGAGGGCGCGGTGTTCACCGTGCTGCACGCCCTCGACCAGCTCCCCCTCGGCGAATCCACCCTCGGCGACGGGGCGGCGTACGGCGGCCCGCAGGGCTCCGGCGCGCACGAGCGGCCCCTGAGGCTGATCGGGGGCGGCGCGCGGGGACGGTTCTGGGTCGACACCGTGCGCCGCCTGTCGGGCCGCGCCGTGCTGATCCCGGAGTCGGAGGAGCTCGTCGCGCTGGGAGCCGCCGCGCTCGCGGCGGGCGCGGCGTCCGGACGGGACCCGGTGGCCGTCGCGACGGCGTGGGGTACGGGGCGCGGTCGTGAACTGCCCGCCGTCCCGAGGGACGAGGCCGCGTGGCGGCGCATCGAGGCCGTGCTCGCAGACGTCACGGCGCGGGCCGGGCGAGCGGGCGACTGA
- a CDS encoding acyl-CoA dehydrogenase family protein, protein MPATTEASPLSKPTARTHEVTNQPPPLTGHDVAEDPVLLEGLRREGAGWYADDLHRLGRLAGSEQVLRWAEEANRHEPELRTHDRYGNRIDEVDFHPSYHSLMDVAIREGLGGAPWADDRPGAHVARAAGFMVWSSAEQGHGCPVSMTYAVVPALRSAPELAAVYEPLLTSRVYDPGLRAPGGKRGLLAGMGMTEKQGGTDVRANTTAATAQPDGSWRLRGHKWFTSAPMNDLFLVLAQAPGGLSCFLVPRVLPDGSRNTFRIQRLKEKLGNRSNASSEPEFDDTVAWLVGREGQGVRTIIDMVTMTRLDCILGSASGTRAALAQAAHHVRHRAVFGAKLIDQPLMRNVIADLGLESEAATTLALRVAGAADRAQRGDAQERAFLRLATAVGKYWVCKRQPAAVAEALECLGGNGYDEASGMPRLYREAPLNGIWEGSGNVNALDVLRALAREPESLEAFRAEVEAAAGADARLDEAWRTLRGELVLTADAELRARRLVERLALVLQGSLLVRHAPPAVADAFCASRLAGDTGFAFGTLPPAADLAKILTRVPGATH, encoded by the coding sequence ATGCCCGCGACCACGGAAGCATCCCCGCTCAGCAAACCGACAGCCCGTACGCACGAGGTGACCAACCAGCCGCCGCCGCTCACCGGTCACGACGTCGCCGAGGACCCCGTACTGCTCGAGGGACTGCGGCGCGAGGGTGCCGGCTGGTACGCGGACGACCTGCACCGCCTCGGCAGGCTCGCGGGATCGGAGCAGGTCCTGCGCTGGGCCGAGGAGGCCAACCGCCACGAGCCGGAGCTGCGCACGCACGACCGCTACGGCAACCGGATCGACGAGGTCGACTTCCATCCCTCGTACCACTCGCTGATGGACGTGGCGATCCGCGAGGGCCTGGGCGGGGCGCCATGGGCGGACGACCGGCCGGGCGCGCACGTCGCCCGCGCCGCGGGCTTCATGGTGTGGAGCTCGGCCGAACAGGGCCACGGCTGCCCGGTGTCCATGACCTACGCCGTCGTGCCAGCTCTCCGGTCGGCGCCCGAACTCGCCGCCGTCTACGAGCCGTTGCTCACCAGCCGGGTGTACGACCCGGGCCTGCGGGCGCCGGGGGGCAAACGGGGACTCCTCGCCGGTATGGGCATGACCGAGAAGCAGGGCGGCACGGACGTGCGCGCCAACACCACCGCGGCCACCGCACAACCGGACGGCAGCTGGCGGCTGCGGGGGCACAAGTGGTTCACCAGCGCTCCGATGAACGACCTGTTCCTGGTGCTGGCGCAGGCACCGGGAGGGCTGTCCTGCTTCCTGGTGCCCCGGGTGCTGCCGGACGGCTCGCGCAACACCTTCCGCATCCAGCGGCTGAAGGAAAAGCTCGGCAACCGCAGCAACGCCAGCAGCGAGCCGGAGTTCGACGACACCGTCGCCTGGCTGGTCGGCCGGGAGGGGCAGGGCGTACGGACGATCATCGACATGGTGACCATGACGCGGCTCGACTGCATCCTGGGCTCGGCGTCGGGGACCCGCGCGGCGCTGGCGCAGGCCGCACACCACGTACGCCACCGGGCCGTGTTCGGCGCCAAGCTGATCGACCAGCCGCTCATGCGCAACGTGATCGCCGACCTGGGGCTGGAGTCGGAGGCCGCGACGACGCTCGCGCTCCGGGTCGCGGGCGCGGCGGACCGGGCGCAGCGCGGCGACGCGCAGGAGCGGGCCTTCCTTCGGCTGGCCACGGCCGTCGGGAAGTACTGGGTCTGCAAGCGGCAGCCCGCGGCGGTCGCCGAGGCGCTGGAGTGCCTCGGCGGCAACGGATACGACGAGGCGTCCGGCATGCCGCGGCTGTACCGCGAGGCTCCGCTGAACGGCATCTGGGAGGGCTCGGGCAACGTCAACGCCCTCGACGTGCTCCGTGCACTCGCCCGCGAGCCGGAATCCCTGGAGGCGTTCCGGGCGGAGGTCGAGGCGGCCGCGGGCGCGGACGCACGACTTGACGAGGCGTGGCGGACGCTGCGCGGCGAGCTGGTACTCACCGCCGACGCCGAACTGCGCGCACGACGGCTGGTCGAGCGCCTCGCCCTGGTGCTGCAGGGCTCCCTCCTCGTCCGCCACGCGCCGCCCGCCGTGGCCGACGCGTTCTGCGCCTCCCGCCTGGCAGGCGACACGGGCTTCGCGTTCGGCACCCTCCCGCCGGCCGCCGACCTCGCCAAGATCCTCACCCGGGTGCCGGGCGCGACGCACTGA
- a CDS encoding FAD-dependent oxidoreductase has protein sequence MDRTTCCVVGGGPAGMVLGLLLARAGVDVTVLEKHGDFLRDFRGDTVHPSTLALLDDLGLAERFARLPQRRVTTVQLPIGPDRSLITVGDIGALRGKYNYIAMVPQWDLLDLLVDEAGREPSFSVRMNTEATSFLMERGRVNGVRYRTSDGRTGELRATLTVACDGRGSIARTLPELGLENFNCPMDAWWFRLPRHEGDPSGLVGGVGDRFFSALIDRGDYWQIAALIPKGTDAQRRAEGLDRFMARFTSAVPWLSDRTHALTSWDHVKLLDVRLDRLRRWHRPGLLCIGDAAHAMSPVFGIGINLAVEDAVAAARHLVGPLGEGRVRLEDVRRVQRRRWPTTAGTQALQRLAHARVIAPLLAGEPAFGNPRLAKHLTELITTSRRLNRLPAYFLAYGALRERPPEESVR, from the coding sequence ATGGATCGGACCACGTGCTGCGTGGTGGGTGGAGGGCCCGCGGGCATGGTTCTCGGCCTGCTGCTGGCCCGGGCCGGGGTGGACGTCACCGTCCTGGAGAAGCACGGCGACTTCCTGCGCGACTTCCGTGGCGACACCGTGCATCCCTCCACCCTGGCGCTGCTGGACGATCTGGGACTGGCCGAGCGCTTCGCCCGGCTGCCGCAGCGCCGGGTGACGACGGTGCAGCTGCCCATCGGACCGGACCGTTCGCTGATCACCGTCGGGGACATCGGCGCTCTCCGGGGCAAGTACAACTACATCGCGATGGTGCCCCAGTGGGACCTGCTCGACCTCCTCGTGGACGAGGCGGGCCGGGAACCCTCCTTCTCCGTCCGGATGAACACCGAGGCGACCTCCTTCCTCATGGAACGCGGGCGGGTGAACGGCGTCCGCTACCGCACCTCCGACGGCCGCACCGGCGAACTGCGGGCCACGCTCACCGTGGCGTGCGACGGCCGGGGCTCGATCGCGAGGACGCTGCCCGAACTCGGCCTGGAGAACTTCAACTGCCCTATGGACGCCTGGTGGTTCAGACTTCCCCGGCACGAGGGCGACCCGAGCGGGCTGGTGGGCGGGGTCGGCGACCGGTTCTTCAGCGCGCTCATCGACCGCGGCGACTACTGGCAGATCGCCGCGCTGATCCCCAAGGGCACCGACGCGCAGCGGCGCGCCGAGGGCCTGGACCGGTTCATGGCACGATTCACCTCCGCGGTGCCCTGGCTCTCGGACCGGACGCACGCGCTCACCTCGTGGGACCACGTGAAGCTGCTCGACGTACGGCTCGACCGGCTGCGGCGCTGGCACCGTCCGGGGCTGCTGTGCATCGGCGACGCCGCCCATGCCATGTCACCGGTCTTCGGCATCGGCATCAACCTCGCCGTCGAGGACGCGGTGGCCGCCGCACGCCATCTCGTCGGCCCCCTGGGCGAGGGCCGGGTGCGCCTCGAGGACGTACGCCGCGTCCAGCGCCGCCGGTGGCCCACCACCGCAGGGACCCAGGCCCTCCAGCGCCTCGCCCACGCCAGGGTCATCGCGCCCCTGCTGGCCGGGGAGCCCGCCTTCGGCAACCCCCGGCTGGCCAAGCACCTGACCGAGCTGATCACCACCTCCCGCAGGCTCAACCGGCTCCCTGCCTACTTCCTCGCCTACGGTGCTCTGCGCGAAAGGCCGCCGGAGGAGTCGGTGCGGTGA
- a CDS encoding carbonic anhydrase, whose translation MQSLIEHARQFPARIAGQQDAYAALARGQRPQALFITCSDSRVVPSLITGARPGDVFEVRTAGNIVPPWQPRAACAVGGSLEFALEALEVPDIVVCGHSHCGAVQGLLREQDVRSMPLVRRWLTRAGHRTGHDAPEPSTGEELTPAVQRHVLTQLGHLRTYPCVARRLDSGRLRLHAWFYTVESGEVLACAADGRTFRPL comes from the coding sequence ATGCAGTCACTCATCGAGCACGCCCGGCAGTTCCCCGCGCGGATCGCGGGCCAGCAGGACGCCTACGCGGCGCTCGCGCGGGGGCAGCGGCCCCAGGCGCTGTTCATCACCTGTTCCGACTCCCGGGTGGTCCCTTCGCTGATCACCGGCGCCCGGCCCGGCGACGTGTTCGAGGTACGCACCGCCGGGAACATCGTCCCGCCCTGGCAGCCGCGGGCGGCCTGCGCCGTCGGGGGCAGCCTGGAGTTCGCCCTGGAGGCCCTGGAAGTGCCCGACATCGTCGTGTGCGGGCACTCGCACTGCGGCGCCGTCCAGGGCCTGCTGCGGGAGCAGGACGTCCGGAGCATGCCGCTGGTACGGCGCTGGCTCACCAGGGCGGGGCACCGCACCGGGCACGACGCGCCCGAGCCGTCCACGGGCGAGGAACTGACGCCCGCCGTGCAGCGGCACGTCCTCACCCAGCTCGGCCATCTGCGGACCTACCCCTGCGTCGCCCGGCGGCTGGACTCGGGCCGGCTGCGGCTGCATGCCTGGTTCTACACGGTCGAGTCCGGCGAGGTCCTCGCCTGCGCGGCGGACGGCCGCACCTTCCGGCCCCTGTGA
- the xylA gene encoding xylose isomerase, giving the protein MSEKYAPTAQDKFTFGLWTVGWQGRDPFGEATRPALDPVESVERLAALGAYGVTFHDDDLIPFGAGDTEREAAVKRFRSALERTGLAVPMATTNLFTHPVFKDGAFTANDRDVRRFALRKTIRNIDLAAELGATTYVAWGGREGAESGAAKDVRLALDRMKEAFDLLGEYVTEQGYDLRFAIEPKPNEPRGDILLPTIGHALAFIERLERPELVGVNPETGHEQMAGLNFPHGIAQALWAGKLFHIDLNGQSGIKYDQDLRFGAGDLRQAFWLVDLLETAGYEGPRHFDFKPVRTDGFDGVWESARNCMRNYLILKERAAAFRADPEVGQALAASRLDELARPTAADGLRGLLADASAYEEFDVRAAAERSMAFERLDQLAMEHLLAVR; this is encoded by the coding sequence ATGTCGGAGAAGTACGCTCCCACCGCGCAGGACAAGTTCACCTTCGGTCTGTGGACCGTCGGCTGGCAGGGCCGGGACCCCTTCGGCGAGGCGACCCGTCCGGCCCTCGACCCGGTCGAGTCCGTCGAACGGCTGGCGGCGCTGGGCGCCTACGGTGTGACCTTCCACGACGACGACCTGATCCCCTTCGGCGCCGGTGACACCGAGCGCGAGGCCGCCGTCAAGCGGTTCCGCTCCGCCCTGGAGCGCACGGGCCTCGCCGTGCCCATGGCGACCACCAACCTCTTCACGCACCCCGTGTTCAAGGACGGCGCCTTCACCGCCAACGACCGCGACGTCCGGCGCTTCGCACTCCGCAAGACGATCCGCAACATCGACCTCGCCGCAGAGCTGGGCGCCACCACCTATGTCGCCTGGGGCGGCCGGGAAGGCGCCGAGTCCGGCGCGGCGAAGGACGTGCGCCTCGCCCTGGACCGGATGAAGGAGGCGTTCGACCTGCTCGGCGAGTACGTCACCGAGCAGGGCTACGACCTGCGCTTCGCCATCGAGCCGAAGCCCAACGAGCCGCGCGGCGACATCCTGCTGCCCACCATCGGCCACGCCCTCGCCTTCATCGAGCGCCTGGAGCGCCCCGAGCTGGTCGGCGTCAACCCGGAGACCGGCCACGAGCAGATGGCCGGACTCAACTTCCCGCACGGCATCGCCCAGGCGCTGTGGGCGGGCAAGCTCTTCCACATCGACCTGAACGGCCAGTCCGGAATCAAGTACGACCAGGACCTCCGCTTCGGCGCCGGCGATCTGCGCCAGGCGTTCTGGCTCGTCGACCTCCTGGAGACCGCCGGTTACGAGGGCCCCCGCCACTTCGACTTCAAGCCGGTGCGCACCGACGGCTTCGACGGGGTGTGGGAGTCGGCGAGGAACTGCATGCGGAACTACCTGATCCTCAAGGAGCGCGCCGCCGCCTTCCGTGCCGATCCCGAGGTCGGGCAGGCGCTGGCCGCCTCGCGGCTCGACGAACTCGCCCGGCCCACCGCAGCCGACGGTCTCCGGGGCCTGCTCGCCGACGCATCCGCCTACGAGGAGTTCGACGTGCGGGCGGCGGCCGAGCGCTCCATGGCGTTCGAGCGACTCGACCAGCTGGCGATGGAACACCTGCTCGCCGTGCGGTGA
- a CDS encoding ROK family transcriptional regulator, whose amino-acid sequence MNVSQSAAAAAARGPGRAPSDQVAVRRANLVRVLGEVRSAGPLSRATVARHTGLTRATVSSLVAELIERGLLRETDFQQDGSVGRPGRRLEIDGRAVAVLGLEVNSRYLAARSTDLADGTRQERRVVHDATREGAERTIRALAGIAAELLDEARAAGAHTAGIGVAVPGPVDAADGSVRAAPNLGWRDVPVARLLRDHLGLPAEVPVVVDNEANLAALAERGRPGSRAADLVYVTGEAGIGAGIVADGGLLRGAGGFSGELGHLQVDPAGERCACGRTGCLETKVGLTAAIRTAAPDLADGPAGAVALDPQELAAELLRRATEGDPRALGGLDEIGRWLGIGLAIPVNLLNPEVIVLGGYFATVAPYLLPAAMRELRERAVAGDPAVARVTGSALGFTAAVRGAAGVVVEEVFADPARLIPPAAGVAVPGLQG is encoded by the coding sequence GTGAACGTGTCACAGAGCGCCGCAGCAGCGGCCGCCCGCGGCCCGGGCCGGGCACCGTCCGACCAGGTGGCGGTCCGCCGGGCCAACCTCGTCCGCGTCCTCGGCGAGGTGCGCTCGGCCGGTCCGCTGTCCCGGGCGACCGTGGCCCGGCACACCGGGCTGACACGGGCCACGGTGTCCAGCCTCGTGGCGGAGCTGATCGAACGCGGGCTGCTCCGGGAGACGGACTTCCAGCAGGACGGGAGCGTCGGGCGCCCCGGGCGCCGTCTGGAGATCGACGGACGGGCGGTCGCCGTGCTGGGGCTGGAGGTCAACTCCCGCTATCTGGCGGCCCGGTCGACGGATCTCGCCGACGGCACCCGGCAGGAGCGGCGCGTCGTCCACGACGCCACCCGTGAGGGCGCCGAGCGCACGATCCGCGCGCTCGCCGGGATCGCGGCCGAACTGCTTGACGAGGCGCGGGCCGCGGGAGCGCACACGGCGGGCATCGGCGTCGCGGTGCCCGGTCCGGTGGACGCCGCCGACGGTTCGGTGCGGGCCGCGCCGAATCTCGGCTGGCGGGACGTTCCCGTCGCCCGGCTGCTGCGTGATCATCTCGGACTGCCGGCCGAGGTGCCCGTCGTCGTCGACAACGAGGCCAATCTGGCGGCACTGGCCGAACGCGGCCGCCCCGGCTCCCGTGCCGCCGATCTGGTGTACGTCACCGGCGAGGCGGGCATCGGCGCCGGCATCGTCGCGGACGGCGGGCTGCTGCGCGGTGCGGGCGGCTTCAGCGGCGAGCTGGGCCATCTGCAGGTGGACCCGGCGGGGGAGAGGTGCGCCTGCGGGCGAACCGGCTGTCTGGAGACCAAGGTCGGGCTCACCGCCGCGATCCGCACCGCCGCGCCGGATCTGGCGGACGGACCGGCGGGCGCGGTCGCCCTCGACCCCCAGGAGCTCGCGGCGGAGTTGCTGCGACGGGCCACCGAAGGGGACCCGCGGGCGCTGGGCGGGCTGGACGAGATCGGTCGCTGGCTCGGCATCGGCCTGGCCATTCCGGTCAATCTGCTCAACCCCGAGGTGATCGTGCTCGGCGGCTACTTCGCGACGGTCGCCCCGTACCTGCTGCCCGCCGCGATGCGGGAGCTGAGGGAGCGGGCCGTGGCCGGCGACCCCGCGGTCGCCCGGGTCACCGGATCCGCCCTGGGCTTCACCGCCGCGGTGCGCGGCGCTGCGGGCGTCGTCGTGGAGGAGGTCTTCGCCGACCCGGCCCGCCTGATTCCTCCCGCTGCCGGGGTGGCGGTTCCGGGCCTGCAGGGCTGA
- a CDS encoding TetR/AcrR family transcriptional regulator, with protein MPYRRTPAVEDRLAAAREHLVERATSVVAEAGWANASVTAVAAAAGMSVGSVYQHFPSKQALAVEVFRRASGHEVDVLGEVLREGTGDPVERLALGVGVFARRAMERRGLAHALLAAPAEPAVGQERLEFRRRYRAVFAEVVREGVDAGLLPRQDPEITAAALTGAIGEVLVDPLAAPAEGPEAGRLVDELVAMSLRCAGARPAA; from the coding sequence ATGCCCTACCGCAGGACGCCCGCCGTCGAGGACCGTCTGGCCGCCGCCAGGGAGCATCTGGTCGAACGCGCCACGTCCGTGGTCGCCGAGGCCGGATGGGCGAACGCGTCCGTCACCGCGGTCGCCGCCGCCGCCGGCATGTCGGTCGGCTCCGTCTACCAGCACTTCCCCTCCAAGCAGGCGCTGGCCGTCGAGGTGTTCCGCCGGGCCTCGGGCCACGAGGTCGACGTCCTCGGCGAGGTACTCCGGGAGGGCACCGGCGACCCGGTGGAGCGGCTGGCCCTCGGTGTCGGCGTCTTCGCGCGCCGCGCCATGGAGCGGCGCGGACTGGCGCACGCGCTGCTCGCCGCACCGGCCGAACCGGCCGTCGGCCAGGAGCGCCTGGAGTTCCGGCGCCGCTACCGCGCCGTGTTCGCCGAGGTCGTCCGGGAGGGCGTCGACGCCGGGCTGCTCCCCCGCCAGGACCCGGAGATCACCGCGGCCGCGCTGACCGGCGCGATCGGCGAGGTGCTCGTGGACCCGCTCGCCGCTCCGGCGGAGGGTCCCGAGGCCGGCCGACTGGTGGACGAACTGGTGGCGATGTCCCTGCGCTGCGCGGGCGCCCGGCCCGCGGCATGA